From Pseudomonas putida, one genomic window encodes:
- a CDS encoding flavin-containing monooxygenase, with protein MTMNTIEIDTLVVGAGQAGVAMSEHLSKLGVPHLVLERKRIAEAWRTGRWDSLVANGPVWHDRFPGLEFNLDPDAFAGKDQVADYFEQYVRKYNLPVRTGIEVKKVVRNADRPGFTVETNEGVIRANRVVAATGPFQRPVIPAIAPKDEQLHQIHSAAYFNPEQLPEGAVLVVGAGSSGVQIAEELMRAGRQVYLSVGAHDRPPRAYRNRDFCWWLGVLGEWDAEIAKPGREHVTIAVSGARGGHTVDFRALAHQGMTLVGLTQSFDNGVARFQENLADNIRRGDENYLALLDAADAYIERNGLDLPPEPEARKRLPDPDCISNPLLALDLAKANVTSIIWATGYGVDFSWLQVDTFDANGKPQHQRGVSREPGVYFLGLPWLSRRGSSFIWGVWHDAKHVAGHIATQRTYLAYRDREQREADEQQPTSISNVSTFGAH; from the coding sequence ATGACAATGAACACAATCGAAATCGACACCCTCGTCGTCGGCGCCGGCCAGGCCGGCGTGGCCATGAGCGAACATTTGAGCAAGCTCGGCGTGCCGCACCTGGTGCTGGAGCGCAAGCGTATCGCCGAGGCCTGGCGCACTGGCCGCTGGGATTCGCTGGTCGCCAATGGCCCGGTCTGGCACGACCGCTTCCCTGGCCTTGAATTCAACCTGGACCCCGACGCCTTCGCCGGCAAGGACCAGGTTGCCGACTACTTCGAGCAATACGTGCGCAAATACAACCTGCCGGTGCGCACCGGCATCGAAGTGAAGAAGGTGGTGCGCAATGCCGACCGCCCAGGCTTCACCGTCGAGACCAATGAGGGGGTGATTCGCGCCAACCGTGTGGTGGCCGCCACCGGCCCGTTCCAGCGCCCGGTCATCCCGGCCATCGCGCCCAAGGACGAGCAGCTGCACCAGATCCACTCCGCCGCCTATTTCAACCCCGAGCAACTGCCTGAAGGCGCCGTGCTGGTGGTAGGTGCCGGCTCTTCCGGCGTGCAGATCGCCGAAGAGCTGATGCGCGCCGGGCGCCAGGTGTACCTGTCGGTCGGCGCCCACGATCGCCCGCCACGGGCGTATCGCAACCGTGACTTCTGCTGGTGGCTGGGCGTGCTGGGCGAATGGGATGCGGAAATCGCCAAGCCGGGCCGCGAGCACGTGACCATCGCCGTCAGCGGCGCCCGGGGCGGCCACACCGTAGACTTCCGCGCCCTCGCACATCAGGGCATGACCCTGGTCGGCCTGACCCAATCGTTCGACAACGGTGTGGCACGCTTCCAGGAAAACCTGGCCGACAACATCCGCCGAGGCGACGAAAACTACCTGGCCCTGCTGGACGCTGCCGATGCCTATATCGAACGCAACGGCCTGGACCTGCCGCCAGAGCCTGAAGCACGCAAGCGCCTGCCGGACCCGGATTGCATCAGCAACCCGCTGCTGGCGTTGGACCTGGCCAAAGCCAATGTCACCAGCATCATCTGGGCCACCGGCTACGGCGTGGACTTCAGCTGGCTGCAGGTCGACACCTTCGACGCCAACGGCAAGCCCCAGCACCAGCGCGGCGTTTCCCGTGAACCGGGCGTGTACTTCCTCGGCCTGCCGTGGCTGTCGCGCCGTGGTTCCTCGTTCATCTGGGGCGTCTGGCACGATGCCAAGCACGTCGCCGGGCACATCGCCACCCAGCGAACTTACCTGGCCTACCGCGACCGCGAACAGCGTGAAGCGGATGAGCAGCAACCTACCTCGATCAGCAACGTCAGCACCTTCGGAGCCCACTGA
- a CDS encoding RidA family protein, with amino-acid sequence MPTHTRIRMFNTKATYPNQTLDNDLCQAVRAGNTIYVRGQVGTDFEGRLVGLGDPRAQAEQAMKNVKQLLEEAGSDLSHIVKTTTYITDPRFREPVYKEVGKWLKGVFPISTGLVVAGLAQPEWLMEIDVIAVVPDQA; translated from the coding sequence ATGCCTACCCATACCCGCATCCGCATGTTCAACACCAAGGCCACTTACCCTAACCAGACCCTGGACAACGACTTGTGCCAAGCCGTGCGCGCCGGCAACACCATCTATGTGCGCGGCCAGGTCGGTACCGATTTCGAGGGCCGCCTGGTAGGCCTGGGCGACCCTCGGGCGCAGGCTGAACAAGCGATGAAAAACGTCAAGCAACTGCTTGAAGAAGCAGGCTCCGACCTGTCGCACATCGTCAAGACCACCACCTACATCACCGACCCGCGCTTCCGTGAGCCGGTGTACAAAGAAGTGGGCAAGTGGCTCAAGGGCGTGTTCCCGATTTCCACCGGGCTGGTCGTGGCGGGCTTGGCGCAGCCTGAATGGCTGATGGAAATCGATGTGATCGCGGTAGTGCCGGATCAGGCTTGA
- a CDS encoding LysR family transcriptional regulator, which yields MASYTLRQLKYFVTTVEAGSVAEASRQLYIAQPSISTAIKSLEESFGVQLFIRHHAQGVSLTPSGKRFYAKTKSLLQMAHEFEQNALADNDTVAGQIDIGCFETVAPLYLPRLIAGFRERYPGVDIRLRDGEQQELIQGLTAGTFDLAFLYDHDLDGTIEAEPLMPPQKPYVLLPEKHRFAGQSQVSLRDLCPEPMILLDVAPSRTYFVSLFNKMGLTPNIVFSSPSIEMVRGMVGQGFGFSLLVTRPHSECTYDGQKLVTVDIVEPVALSGLAAARLKRVQLTKPAQLFVEFCREELGRM from the coding sequence GTGGCTTCCTATACCCTGCGACAACTCAAATACTTCGTCACCACTGTCGAGGCCGGCAGCGTCGCCGAGGCCTCGCGCCAGCTGTACATCGCCCAGCCGTCCATCTCCACAGCGATCAAGAGCCTGGAGGAAAGCTTTGGTGTACAGCTGTTCATCCGCCACCACGCCCAGGGCGTTTCGCTCACCCCCAGTGGCAAACGCTTCTACGCCAAGACCAAATCATTGCTGCAGATGGCCCATGAGTTCGAGCAGAACGCGCTGGCCGACAACGATACGGTGGCCGGGCAGATCGACATCGGCTGCTTCGAAACCGTGGCCCCGTTGTACCTGCCACGCCTGATCGCCGGGTTTCGCGAACGCTACCCGGGGGTCGATATCCGCCTGCGCGACGGCGAGCAGCAGGAACTGATCCAAGGCCTGACGGCGGGTACCTTCGACCTGGCGTTCCTCTACGATCATGACCTGGATGGCACCATCGAGGCTGAGCCGCTGATGCCCCCTCAGAAGCCCTACGTGCTACTGCCGGAAAAACACCGCTTTGCCGGCCAGTCGCAGGTGTCACTGCGTGACTTGTGCCCGGAGCCGATGATCCTGCTGGATGTGGCACCGAGCCGAACCTACTTCGTCAGCCTGTTCAACAAGATGGGCCTGACGCCGAACATTGTCTTCAGTTCGCCGTCGATCGAGATGGTGCGGGGAATGGTGGGGCAGGGGTTCGGATTTTCGCTGCTGGTGACCCGGCCGCATTCTGAATGCACCTATGACGGGCAGAAGCTGGTGACGGTGGACATCGTCGAGCCGGTGGCGCTGTCGGGGCTGGCAGCGGCGCGGTTGAAGCGGGTGCAGCTGACCAAACCGGCGCAATTGTTCGTGGAGTTCTGCCGCGAGGAACTGGGCAGGATGTAG
- a CDS encoding VOC family protein: MKIVVTSILVDDQAKALAFYHYVLGFEPKDDIPMGQHRWLTLTSPNEPNGVQLVLEPDAHPAAKSYKAALRQDGIPAASFGVRDIQAEYTRLCKAGVRFTKQPTDLGPVTVAVFDDTCGNLIQIAQKH; the protein is encoded by the coding sequence ATGAAAATCGTTGTCACCAGCATCCTCGTCGACGACCAGGCCAAGGCATTGGCGTTCTACCATTACGTACTGGGGTTCGAGCCCAAGGACGACATCCCCATGGGCCAGCACCGCTGGCTCACCCTCACTTCACCCAACGAGCCCAACGGTGTTCAGCTGGTCCTGGAACCCGATGCCCACCCTGCGGCCAAGTCCTACAAGGCTGCGCTGCGCCAGGACGGTATTCCGGCAGCCTCGTTCGGCGTGCGCGACATTCAGGCCGAGTACACGCGCCTGTGCAAGGCCGGGGTGAGGTTCACCAAACAACCCACCGACCTGGGCCCGGTCACCGTCGCGGTGTTCGACGATACCTGCGGCAACCTGATCCAGATCGCTCAAAAGCATTGA
- a CDS encoding MFS transporter → MAVLDSASTGSSAPQRGITKEERKVIFASSLGTVFEWYDFYLYGSLAAIIAKHFFAGVNETTSFIFALLAFAAGFAVRPFGAIVFGRLGDMIGRKHTFLITIVIMGLSTAIVGLLPSYATIGVAAPIILIALRLLQGLALGGEYGGAATYVAEHAPKGRRGFFTSWIQTTATLGLFLSLLVILACRTALGTEAFEAWGWRIPFLLSILLLAISVYIRMQLNESPVFMKMKAEGKASKAPLTESFARWDNLKVVLMSLLGGTAGQAVVWYTGQFYALFFLLQTLKIDPQTANLLIAGSLLIGTPFFIFFGSLSDRIGRKKIIMAGCIIAALTYFPIFKALTEYGNPDVFVAQEQNPVVVMADPNQCAFQFDPVGKAKFTSSCDIAKSLLAKRAIPYTNEAAEPGSVAQIRIGERVIPSFDGSSLAAADLKAQSDAFTATLTGALKQAGYPEKADPAKIHYPMVLLLLTILVIYVTMVYGPIAAWLVELFPARIRYTSMSLPYHIGNGWFGGFLPTVAFAMVAATGDIYYGLWYPIVIAVMTAVLGIFFLPETKDRDIT, encoded by the coding sequence ATGGCGGTTCTCGACAGCGCATCCACGGGCAGTAGCGCGCCCCAACGCGGCATCACCAAGGAAGAGCGCAAGGTCATCTTCGCGTCTTCCTTGGGTACCGTGTTCGAATGGTACGACTTCTACCTCTACGGCTCACTGGCGGCGATCATCGCCAAGCACTTCTTTGCCGGGGTCAATGAAACCACCTCCTTCATTTTCGCCTTGCTTGCCTTTGCCGCCGGCTTTGCGGTGCGACCGTTCGGTGCCATTGTGTTCGGCCGTCTGGGGGACATGATCGGGCGCAAGCACACGTTCCTGATCACCATCGTCATCATGGGCCTGTCCACTGCGATCGTCGGGCTGTTGCCCAGCTACGCCACGATCGGTGTGGCAGCGCCGATCATTCTGATCGCCCTGCGCTTGTTGCAGGGCCTGGCGTTGGGTGGCGAGTACGGTGGGGCGGCCACGTATGTGGCCGAGCACGCGCCCAAAGGCCGGCGTGGCTTCTTCACCTCGTGGATCCAGACCACTGCGACGCTGGGCCTGTTCCTGTCGTTGCTGGTGATCCTCGCCTGCCGCACGGCCTTGGGCACTGAGGCCTTCGAAGCCTGGGGCTGGCGCATCCCGTTTTTGCTGTCGATCCTGCTGCTGGCGATTTCGGTCTATATCCGCATGCAGCTCAATGAGTCGCCGGTGTTCATGAAGATGAAGGCCGAAGGCAAAGCTTCGAAAGCGCCGCTGACCGAATCCTTCGCCCGCTGGGACAACCTCAAGGTGGTGCTCATGTCACTGCTCGGCGGCACTGCCGGCCAGGCCGTGGTGTGGTACACGGGGCAGTTCTATGCGCTGTTCTTCCTCCTGCAGACGCTGAAGATCGACCCGCAGACCGCCAACCTGCTGATCGCAGGCTCGTTGCTGATCGGTACGCCGTTCTTCATTTTCTTCGGCAGCCTGTCCGACCGCATCGGGCGCAAGAAGATCATCATGGCAGGCTGCATCATTGCCGCCTTGACCTACTTCCCGATCTTCAAAGCGTTGACCGAATACGGCAACCCTGACGTGTTCGTCGCCCAAGAGCAGAACCCCGTGGTCGTCATGGCCGACCCGAATCAATGCGCGTTCCAGTTCGACCCGGTGGGCAAGGCCAAATTCACCAGCTCCTGCGACATCGCCAAGAGCCTGCTGGCCAAGCGAGCGATCCCGTACACGAACGAAGCGGCCGAGCCGGGCAGCGTGGCGCAGATCCGTATCGGTGAGCGGGTGATCCCGAGCTTCGATGGCAGCAGCCTGGCGGCGGCTGACTTGAAGGCCCAAAGCGACGCCTTTACCGCAACCCTGACGGGCGCCTTGAAGCAGGCGGGTTACCCCGAGAAGGCCGACCCTGCGAAGATCCACTACCCGATGGTGCTGTTGCTCCTGACCATTCTGGTGATTTACGTGACCATGGTCTATGGGCCGATCGCGGCATGGCTGGTCGAGCTGTTCCCGGCGCGTATCCGCTACACCTCGATGTCGCTGCCGTACCACATCGGCAACGGCTGGTTCGGTGGTTTCCTTCCTACCGTGGCATTTGCCATGGTGGCAGCCACCGGTGATATCTACTACGGGCTGTGGTACCCGATCGTGATTGCGGTGATGACAGCGGTACTGGGGATCTTCTTCCTGCCAGAGACCAAGGACCGGGATATCACGTGA
- a CDS encoding VOC family protein produces MRPFAIQHIDHLVLRVSDLQRSVAFYRDLLGCTVSREREDLGMVHLATGTAMIDLVTLDGPLGRPGGAAPGAEGRNLHHFCLRIAPFNEKALTAYLQAAGVAVEPAQVRYGAEGEGLSLYCYDPDGNQVELKGPVSGRV; encoded by the coding sequence ATGAGACCCTTCGCCATCCAGCACATCGACCACCTGGTGCTGCGCGTCAGCGACCTGCAGCGTAGCGTGGCCTTCTACCGTGACCTGTTGGGCTGCACGGTCAGCCGGGAGCGCGAAGACCTGGGGATGGTCCATTTGGCAACCGGTACGGCCATGATCGATCTGGTCACCCTCGATGGCCCGCTTGGCCGCCCTGGTGGCGCTGCACCGGGAGCAGAAGGGCGTAACCTGCACCATTTCTGTTTGCGTATAGCGCCATTCAATGAAAAAGCGCTGACCGCTTACCTGCAAGCGGCAGGCGTTGCAGTCGAGCCTGCCCAGGTGCGCTATGGCGCTGAAGGCGAAGGGTTATCGCTGTATTGCTACGATCCCGATGGCAACCAGGTCGAGCTCAAAGGCCCGGTGTCGGGTCGGGTTTGA
- a CDS encoding alpha/beta fold hydrolase, which yields MRSLCSPKDHLLDLDGIEIAVRTWGAEDGIPVLALHGWLDNAASFERLGPLLEGCFVVAPDLVGHGRSDHRRHDSGYYVWEHAEDMLAVADSLGLARFHVLAHGMGTGIASLLAAMTSGIASMTFLDGMGAPFTVAEDDRVQHLARAYRLKRMVQRSRLHGFADSAGNRFDDLETALQQRRKRIDAELAEDAARLLAMRDLLQLADGYCWRHDPRLVLPEPMPLTEREACDLLREIRCPLYLMLGRQGAFAGGAFAQRQAALPSQARVSWHPGGHHFHLDAPDRTVVEQLLRTLARHDAGLLQRLVNE from the coding sequence ATGCGTTCGCTATGCAGTCCCAAGGATCACCTGCTTGACCTCGACGGTATTGAAATAGCGGTACGCACGTGGGGCGCCGAAGACGGGATACCGGTGCTGGCGTTGCACGGCTGGTTGGACAATGCCGCCTCGTTCGAGCGGCTGGGCCCGTTGCTTGAGGGTTGCTTCGTGGTCGCCCCCGACCTGGTCGGTCACGGCCGCTCCGATCACCGGCGTCACGACAGCGGTTACTACGTGTGGGAGCATGCCGAGGATATGCTGGCGGTGGCCGACAGCCTGGGGCTGGCGCGGTTTCATGTGCTTGCCCACGGGATGGGTACCGGCATCGCCTCGCTGCTGGCCGCCATGACCAGTGGCATCGCCAGCATGACCTTCCTCGACGGCATGGGGGCGCCGTTCACGGTTGCCGAGGATGATCGCGTGCAGCACCTGGCCCGTGCCTATCGGCTCAAGCGCATGGTGCAACGCAGCCGGTTGCACGGCTTTGCCGACAGCGCCGGGAACCGCTTCGACGATCTGGAAACCGCCTTGCAGCAGCGGCGCAAGCGCATCGATGCCGAACTGGCCGAGGACGCCGCACGGTTGCTGGCCATGCGTGACCTGCTGCAATTGGCCGATGGCTACTGCTGGCGTCATGACCCCCGGCTGGTGCTGCCCGAACCGATGCCACTGACCGAGCGCGAGGCGTGTGACCTGCTCAGGGAGATCCGCTGCCCGCTGTACCTGATGCTGGGCAGGCAGGGGGCATTTGCGGGCGGTGCTTTCGCGCAGCGCCAGGCAGCATTGCCCAGCCAAGCCAGGGTGTCATGGCACCCCGGTGGGCATCACTTCCACTTGGACGCGCCGGACCGAACGGTGGTCGAGCAGCTGCTACGGACCTTGGCCCGGCATGATGCCGGCCTGCTTCAGCGCCTGGTGAACGAGTAG
- a CDS encoding NEL-type E3 ubiquitin ligase domain-containing protein: MHNAIALHHDLITEALPPWARTLHPTHARGIVQRARAPYVDENGAPYSWYATALPAHREQLRTLITQRDTCVTQLSNALVGFKDITAFCSPLLSRRLGLNVAVDKAQYNFQPFETVINYGPGPGSLDVPGDGQLQVEAFVTRPVGPRQPRSLLEAALHNFESAQQVGPYSDLTRAPDDDTPLASLSAVQFAGHCRDLNLGQQYQDHLQAIYEGPLKAQISQLSMRASQEELRVQAYIAWLKGLLSAGGLAAISELCNGVPHPVYDGHPLHSWRLSLLDVPLHEMLFIGADTPGAITPCIVYLPGDSEHPVREYPSRQAAATYFRQRLVHSTFRQTVIGLAYRRDQPRLAGRLRDALFETDEQGRQRPRTSPNLHVVPAQTRTELWPTLYRAHLDRLKADARVLAVPTADVDAEVHQRHLRYWLEMGMNVLNIAAFFVPGLNAVMTGVFAYQLMDSVFTGFEAWEEGDTAQALAQVESLAINAAAIAGFAGAAKAIKASGFVDAMQAVWHEDRLQLWHPDMGPYASPVTLPTEGQPDAIGHYELEGKRYVVLEGTAYETFQGPDQQWRVRHPSAPTAYAPLLHHQGDGRWLLAHEQPVQWDDTQVLQRLGLTSRGLDSGELITAMRSTGADASVLRRMHAKGLRPPALLEDMLLRLRLDNEVQSLIHRVRNGLSMAAHKNFALPELLRLPGWPQDHVLKVFTGPEPWGDALRYGAPDTPGQVEISLTRTDLENGQLGHAVVAQLDERHVRAMLGDLPSQQWASALNARLGEQLQSQREAIYHSMLNYHAQPASEAAQPLRKQFPGVPPSALEEIVQAASHTERARLATGRVPLRLAEEARQLQARTRLDRAIIGLYRPHLANSDSQRLIEGLLSQHPQASATQLLELALANREHCAALIGQQPIKPGYRSPLRLAAGRIGYPLSGRGAGRAVQRLGALFPELDQRALRALQSELAEAGNLGTQISRLEAEQRTLRQDLSRWVGDASGLDDRFDRSHFAEKLLAAWSREGGASRDTLRLDRMRLRILPALVARLPHVRTLVLDGLELERLEGGFLSCFPGLRALEVSGNPDIDAEGLFQALKSAPGLESLQLTENALPGLSPLAHEALAAMPGLRELNLRRNRLQLDAASIASLAGLRLDVLDLGNNAITLDQTLASAFQAMVHPQQLMLDFNTLDLAPDVSYMGRLRTLSLNNCGLQQWPEGLTQLMSQHQYQLRHLDLSMNRIRTLPNLADILRTPFARDVAAQLPERRWHLNFNTLDAQTRAQLRASGVGVFEHAPDMPEWQSLWRSTASTHQDQLWSDLFDQGENGELLGILERLVQSAEARHEPDHLRRRLWALLEKAGRDTALRERLADVARAYPPTCGDAGADAFSALEIEVLAHEAAGHSSDQAKTLLALYRKLYRRELVNELADRISLRRTLRKQALQNGVFDTDLPRYDSLDDPAAFPDVDLERGLVDDIEVRLALRQSLATRLGFPEPSRGMLYRDTARINSTIIDRVHSAVLAQDAATDRRLVWIVGQAGWVQYLKRHNGEAFSLLTDFWRVGHDYLFHCLNDSEEPVTRLDASVLQALVPVLPHNPLDENGLLRRVPINEGQFDRAMRALNEEQQKVEHGLLLSLTRQAETLAG, encoded by the coding sequence ATGCACAACGCGATTGCCCTGCACCACGACCTGATCACCGAGGCCCTGCCCCCATGGGCCCGCACCCTGCATCCCACGCACGCCAGAGGCATCGTGCAACGCGCACGCGCGCCCTACGTGGACGAGAATGGCGCGCCTTACAGCTGGTATGCGACCGCGCTGCCAGCGCATCGTGAGCAGTTGCGCACGCTCATCACGCAACGTGACACCTGCGTTACCCAACTGAGCAACGCACTTGTCGGCTTCAAGGACATCACTGCGTTCTGCAGCCCGCTGCTGAGCCGCCGGCTGGGGCTCAATGTGGCCGTGGACAAGGCCCAGTACAACTTTCAGCCCTTCGAGACGGTCATCAATTACGGGCCGGGCCCCGGCAGCCTGGACGTACCCGGGGATGGGCAACTGCAGGTAGAGGCCTTCGTCACCCGCCCCGTAGGCCCTCGCCAACCCCGCAGCTTGCTCGAAGCCGCCCTGCACAACTTCGAAAGCGCCCAACAAGTCGGGCCTTACAGCGATCTGACCCGCGCGCCCGATGACGACACGCCGCTGGCCAGTTTGTCCGCGGTGCAATTCGCGGGGCACTGCCGGGATCTTAACCTTGGGCAGCAATATCAGGACCACCTGCAGGCCATCTATGAGGGCCCGCTCAAGGCGCAGATCAGCCAGCTGTCGATGCGGGCCAGCCAGGAAGAACTGCGCGTGCAGGCCTACATCGCCTGGCTCAAAGGCCTGCTGAGCGCAGGAGGCCTTGCCGCGATCAGCGAGCTGTGCAATGGCGTACCTCACCCCGTTTACGACGGCCATCCCCTGCACAGCTGGCGTTTGAGCCTGCTCGACGTTCCGTTGCACGAGATGCTGTTCATCGGCGCCGATACGCCAGGTGCAATCACCCCCTGCATCGTCTACCTCCCAGGCGACAGCGAACACCCGGTGCGCGAATACCCCTCCCGTCAGGCTGCTGCCACGTATTTCCGACAGCGCCTGGTGCACAGCACCTTCCGCCAAACCGTGATCGGGCTCGCCTATAGGCGCGATCAGCCCAGGCTGGCGGGCAGGCTGCGGGACGCACTGTTCGAGACCGATGAGCAAGGCAGGCAACGGCCACGCACCTCGCCCAACCTCCACGTCGTGCCAGCGCAAACACGAACCGAGTTGTGGCCCACCCTTTACCGTGCCCACCTCGACCGCCTCAAGGCCGACGCCAGGGTCCTGGCGGTCCCCACAGCCGATGTCGACGCCGAGGTTCATCAGAGACACCTGCGGTACTGGCTGGAGATGGGCATGAACGTGCTGAACATCGCCGCGTTCTTCGTGCCCGGCCTGAACGCGGTAATGACCGGCGTGTTCGCTTATCAACTGATGGATTCGGTATTCACCGGTTTTGAGGCCTGGGAAGAAGGTGATACCGCGCAAGCACTGGCCCAGGTTGAATCGTTGGCCATCAATGCTGCCGCGATCGCAGGTTTTGCCGGCGCCGCCAAGGCCATCAAAGCGTCAGGTTTCGTCGATGCCATGCAAGCGGTATGGCATGAAGACCGTCTGCAACTGTGGCACCCGGACATGGGACCCTATGCCAGTCCGGTCACGCTGCCAACAGAAGGCCAGCCCGATGCGATCGGGCATTACGAGCTCGAGGGCAAACGCTACGTCGTGCTGGAAGGCACGGCCTACGAGACGTTCCAGGGCCCCGACCAGCAATGGCGCGTCCGCCACCCCAGCGCCCCAACCGCCTACGCGCCACTGCTACACCACCAGGGTGACGGGCGCTGGCTACTGGCCCACGAGCAGCCTGTGCAGTGGGACGATACGCAGGTGCTGCAGCGCCTTGGCCTCACCAGCCGGGGGCTCGACAGCGGCGAGCTGATCACGGCGATGCGCAGTACCGGTGCAGACGCCAGTGTGCTGCGCCGCATGCATGCCAAAGGGCTGCGCCCACCGGCCTTGCTGGAAGACATGCTGCTGCGCCTACGCCTGGACAACGAGGTGCAGAGCCTGATCCACCGTGTGCGCAACGGCCTTTCAATGGCTGCCCACAAAAACTTCGCGCTGCCGGAACTGCTGCGCTTGCCAGGTTGGCCGCAAGATCACGTGCTGAAGGTATTCACCGGCCCCGAACCTTGGGGCGATGCGCTGCGCTATGGCGCGCCCGACACCCCTGGCCAGGTGGAAATCAGCTTGACCCGCACGGACCTGGAGAATGGTCAATTGGGCCACGCCGTCGTCGCACAGCTGGACGAGCGACACGTGCGTGCCATGCTCGGCGACCTGCCCTCGCAGCAGTGGGCCTCGGCCTTGAACGCCAGGCTGGGCGAACAGCTGCAAAGCCAGCGCGAGGCGATTTACCACAGTATGCTGAACTACCATGCCCAGCCGGCCAGTGAAGCGGCACAACCATTGCGCAAGCAATTCCCCGGTGTGCCACCCAGCGCTCTGGAAGAGATCGTCCAGGCGGCCAGCCATACCGAACGTGCACGCCTGGCAACCGGACGTGTGCCGTTACGCTTAGCCGAAGAAGCGCGGCAGTTGCAAGCCCGCACCCGGCTGGACCGCGCCATCATCGGTCTGTACCGCCCGCACCTGGCCAACAGCGATAGCCAGCGGTTGATCGAAGGCCTGCTTAGCCAGCATCCGCAGGCAAGCGCCACGCAACTGCTTGAACTTGCCCTCGCCAACCGCGAACACTGCGCTGCGCTGATTGGCCAGCAGCCAATCAAGCCTGGCTATCGTTCACCTTTGCGCCTTGCCGCCGGCCGTATTGGCTACCCGCTCAGTGGCCGCGGCGCCGGGCGCGCAGTGCAACGCCTGGGCGCGCTCTTTCCTGAACTCGACCAAAGAGCGCTCAGGGCGCTGCAGTCCGAACTGGCAGAGGCGGGCAACCTGGGTACACAGATCAGCCGGCTGGAAGCCGAGCAACGGACCTTGCGCCAAGATCTGAGCAGATGGGTCGGTGACGCGTCTGGCCTGGACGATCGCTTCGACCGTTCCCACTTCGCCGAGAAGCTGCTCGCCGCCTGGAGCCGCGAAGGTGGCGCCAGCCGGGACACCTTAAGGCTGGACCGCATGCGGTTGCGCATCCTCCCGGCACTGGTGGCACGACTGCCCCATGTCCGCACCCTGGTGCTGGATGGGCTGGAGCTCGAGCGCCTGGAAGGCGGCTTCCTGTCATGCTTCCCTGGCCTGCGCGCACTGGAGGTGAGCGGTAACCCGGACATAGACGCCGAGGGGTTGTTCCAGGCGCTGAAGTCGGCCCCTGGCCTAGAATCGCTCCAGCTCACCGAAAATGCTTTGCCAGGCCTCTCGCCCCTGGCCCATGAGGCGTTGGCCGCCATGCCCGGCCTGCGCGAGCTCAACCTGCGCAGGAACCGTCTGCAACTGGACGCTGCCAGCATCGCCTCGCTGGCTGGCCTTCGCCTGGATGTGCTGGACCTTGGAAATAATGCCATTACCCTCGACCAAACCCTGGCCTCGGCGTTCCAGGCCATGGTTCATCCCCAGCAACTGATGCTGGATTTCAACACCCTGGATCTTGCCCCCGACGTCAGCTACATGGGCCGCCTGCGCACCCTGAGCCTGAACAATTGCGGCTTGCAGCAATGGCCCGAGGGGTTGACCCAGCTGATGAGCCAGCATCAGTACCAACTGCGTCACCTGGACCTGTCCATGAACCGTATTCGCACCCTGCCCAACCTCGCAGACATTCTACGCACCCCATTCGCCCGGGATGTCGCTGCGCAATTACCCGAACGGCGCTGGCACCTCAATTTCAACACGCTTGATGCGCAAACCCGTGCGCAACTGCGTGCCAGTGGCGTCGGGGTTTTCGAGCACGCACCCGACATGCCTGAATGGCAATCCCTGTGGCGCAGTACCGCCTCCACACATCAGGACCAGCTTTGGAGCGATCTGTTCGACCAAGGCGAAAACGGTGAGCTGCTAGGGATTCTCGAACGCCTGGTACAGTCAGCCGAGGCGCGGCACGAGCCAGATCACCTACGCCGCAGGCTCTGGGCCCTGCTGGAGAAAGCCGGCCGGGACACGGCGCTGCGCGAACGCCTTGCCGACGTTGCCCGTGCGTACCCGCCGACCTGCGGTGATGCCGGTGCCGATGCCTTCAGTGCACTGGAGATCGAAGTGCTGGCCCACGAGGCCGCAGGCCACAGCAGTGACCAGGCCAAGACCTTGCTCGCGCTCTACCGCAAGCTTTACCGCCGGGAGCTGGTCAATGAACTGGCCGACCGCATCAGCCTGAGAAGGACATTACGCAAGCAGGCGCTGCAAAATGGCGTGTTCGATACGGATCTGCCCCGCTACGATTCACTGGATGATCCGGCGGCCTTTCCTGACGTCGACCTGGAACGGGGGCTGGTCGACGATATCGAAGTCCGCCTTGCTTTGCGCCAATCCCTCGCAACGCGGCTGGGCTTCCCTGAACCCAGCCGCGGCATGCTCTACCGGGATACGGCCAGGATCAACAGCACCATCATCGACAGGGTGCACAGCGCAGTGCTTGCCCAGGACGCCGCAACCGACAGGCGCCTGGTATGGATAGTCGGGCAGGCAGGCTGGGTGCAATACCTCAAGCGTCACAATGGCGAAGCCTTCAGCCTGCTCACCGATTTCTGGAGGGTAGGCCATGACTACCTGTTCCATTGCCTGAATGACAGCGAGGAGCCAGTCACCCGTCTGGACGCCTCGGTGCTGCAAGCCCTGGTGCCTGTGCTGCCGCACAACCCGCTGGATGAAAACGGCCTGCTGCGGCGTGTGCCGATCAATGAGGGCCAATTCGACCGAGCCATGCGCGCCTTGAACGAGGAGCAGCAAAAGGTCGAGCATGGCCTGTTGCTCAGCCTCACCCGGCAGGCCGAAACCCTCGCGGGCTAA